In the Aneurinibacillus soli genome, one interval contains:
- the speB gene encoding agmatinase, producing the protein MNTAHAVSYIQPGTFIKAMQNPKQAQVILYGAPMDYTVSFKVGSRFGPQGIRHASQGFEEYSPALGRRLSAVKFADIGDLVLPFGNVDKSLEVIYEATRDIVRRGQIPFMLGGEHLVTYASVRAVAEKYPDVVLLHFDAHTDLRNEFFGEAMSHATVIKHITKFVSPSHIYQFGIRSGEQDEFEYAAAHTNLTQDTVLEPLTRILPEITGRPIYVTLDIDVVDPAFAPGTGTQEPGGVSAMEMLQALRLLRGQNIVGMDLVEVSPPNDHAGITAALGAKLVREALLSFWHE; encoded by the coding sequence ATGAATACAGCACATGCAGTTTCGTATATTCAGCCGGGTACTTTTATTAAAGCGATGCAAAATCCAAAGCAGGCGCAAGTAATCTTATATGGCGCACCGATGGATTATACGGTTAGCTTCAAAGTAGGAAGCCGTTTTGGTCCGCAGGGAATCCGCCATGCCTCGCAGGGATTTGAGGAATACAGTCCGGCACTTGGTCGTCGTTTATCCGCTGTCAAATTTGCAGATATTGGAGATCTGGTGCTTCCGTTTGGCAATGTGGATAAGTCGCTTGAGGTTATTTATGAGGCTACGAGAGACATTGTGAGACGCGGGCAGATTCCATTTATGCTGGGCGGTGAGCATCTTGTCACGTATGCGTCCGTTCGTGCAGTTGCCGAGAAGTATCCGGATGTTGTACTGTTGCATTTCGATGCGCATACTGATTTGCGTAACGAATTTTTTGGAGAAGCGATGAGTCATGCTACCGTTATTAAGCACATCACGAAGTTCGTTTCTCCTTCTCATATTTATCAATTCGGCATTCGATCCGGTGAACAGGATGAATTCGAGTATGCAGCAGCGCATACGAATCTGACACAGGATACGGTACTGGAGCCGCTTACGCGCATTCTGCCGGAAATTACGGGCCGCCCGATCTATGTGACGCTTGATATTGACGTAGTGGATCCAGCGTTTGCGCCAGGAACAGGCACCCAGGAGCCAGGTGGCGTATCCGCAATGGAGATGCTGCAGGCCCTCCGCTTGCTGCGTGGTCAGAACATTGTTGGCATGGATCTGGTAGAAGTATCGCCGCCGAACGATCATGCCGGGATTACCGCCGCGCTCGGAGCTAAGCTTGTACGGGAAGCGCTTCTGTCGTTCTGGCATGAATAA
- a CDS encoding DUF1659 domain-containing protein, which yields MAVSTVTKGMQVILLLEDGLGTDGKTKIRRKVYRGVSQTASQQAVYETAAALASLQEHPLAGVEQAVQTQLFQV from the coding sequence ATGGCAGTTTCAACTGTGACAAAAGGAATGCAGGTAATCCTTCTGCTAGAAGACGGATTAGGTACAGACGGTAAGACAAAAATCCGTCGCAAAGTATACCGCGGAGTCAGTCAGACGGCATCCCAACAGGCTGTGTATGAGACAGCAGCTGCGCTGGCAAGTCTGCAGGAGCACCCGCTGGCCGGAGTGGAACAGGCAGTTCAGACACAATTATTCCAGGTATAA
- a CDS encoding DUF2922 domain-containing protein, translated as MKTLELQFTTAGGGTVTLAVADPIMPINAAAVAAAMDVVISRGIFDTSTGPIVGKKSVRLVDHQVADIALA; from the coding sequence GTGAAAACACTGGAGCTTCAATTTACAACAGCAGGCGGTGGAACGGTTACGTTAGCGGTCGCAGATCCGATCATGCCGATAAATGCGGCAGCTGTAGCAGCCGCAATGGATGTTGTGATAAGTCGAGGGATTTTTGATACATCAACCGGCCCGATTGTAGGGAAGAAAAGCGTACGTCTTGTAGATCACCAGGTAGCGGACATTGCTCTTGCATAG
- a CDS encoding tellurite resistance TerB family protein: MHEWADAASHPKLYEIRLLICAAQADGYLDDIEQEKIIRQVNLDIFSVRERQIFHDDLEYPKNPKELASQLCPYITDEEKMMLIRKMFKLVAMEKVMTAEERRMIFTIGRELGIQDEKIEEIEQWIMEGIAWMSRWDSVIGKSQLNIEGST, translated from the coding sequence ATGCATGAATGGGCAGATGCAGCAAGCCATCCAAAGCTATATGAGATTCGGCTGCTGATTTGTGCGGCGCAGGCAGACGGATATCTGGATGATATAGAGCAGGAAAAAATTATTCGCCAGGTGAACCTTGATATTTTTTCTGTGCGGGAACGTCAGATTTTTCACGATGATTTGGAATATCCAAAAAATCCGAAAGAGTTGGCCAGCCAGTTATGTCCGTATATTACGGACGAAGAAAAAATGATGCTGATCCGCAAGATGTTTAAACTGGTAGCAATGGAAAAGGTAATGACAGCTGAGGAGCGACGAATGATTTTTACCATTGGACGGGAGCTTGGCATTCAGGATGAGAAGATAGAAGAAATCGAACAGTGGATTATGGAAGGGATAGCGTGGATGTCTCGCTGGGACTCCGTTATCGGCAAATCACAGCTAAATATCGAAGGAAGCACATAG
- a CDS encoding S8 family peptidase: MKVISFSRRRAFQKTAERLGKEGEAVQFGRCDSVLCLFVSAEQYERCHHLLPATAQVEENICVRVHSHQVIPWGIKKIGAPKLWKETMGKGVKVAVIDTGIVRTHPDLRGRVRGSADFVGGNIVDRRGNGGHGTHIAGTIAALDNQIGVVGVAPQVSLYDVRAFDSDGVGELAAIVKGIDWAITNKMDIINMSFGMVGDSPALHAAIKRASAAGIFLVASAGNNGGEIEFPARYPEVIAVGASTKQGELAAFSARGHGLDVIAPGVSILSTWPRKTYKKLSGTSMAAAHISGLVALQLAESRKKGRKGKRLLNKQACLRLIR; this comes from the coding sequence ATGAAGGTGATCTCATTTTCACGGCGGCGTGCGTTTCAAAAGACAGCAGAGCGACTGGGAAAAGAGGGAGAAGCAGTACAATTCGGGCGCTGTGATAGCGTCCTTTGTCTATTTGTGTCGGCTGAGCAGTACGAGCGGTGTCACCATTTGCTTCCTGCGACGGCACAGGTGGAAGAAAATATATGTGTTCGCGTGCACAGCCACCAGGTTATTCCATGGGGGATAAAAAAAATCGGTGCTCCAAAGCTTTGGAAAGAAACAATGGGCAAGGGGGTAAAGGTGGCGGTCATCGATACAGGAATTGTGCGTACGCATCCTGATCTGCGCGGTCGTGTGAGGGGCAGTGCGGATTTTGTCGGTGGAAACATTGTGGATCGTCGGGGAAATGGGGGACATGGAACCCATATAGCCGGTACGATTGCTGCACTGGATAATCAGATTGGTGTCGTTGGAGTAGCACCGCAAGTGTCTTTGTATGATGTGCGAGCATTCGATTCGGATGGAGTAGGAGAGCTTGCAGCAATTGTGAAAGGGATTGACTGGGCGATTACGAATAAAATGGATATCATTAATATGAGCTTCGGTATGGTGGGGGACAGCCCCGCATTGCATGCAGCCATTAAGCGGGCATCTGCGGCGGGGATATTCCTGGTTGCGTCTGCAGGGAATAATGGAGGAGAGATTGAGTTTCCGGCGCGTTATCCTGAAGTGATTGCAGTAGGAGCGAGTACGAAACAAGGAGAGCTCGCGGCATTCAGCGCACGTGGACACGGGCTTGATGTGATAGCACCTGGCGTGAGTATTTTATCCACATGGCCGAGGAAGACGTATAAAAAACTAAGTGGTACCTCAATGGCCGCCGCACACATCTCAGGACTGGTAGCACTTCAACTAGCCGAATCAAGGAAAAAAGGACGTAAAGGAAAAAGACTCCTGAACAAGCAGGCCTGTCTTCGCTTGATTAGATAA
- a CDS encoding PilZ domain-containing protein, whose product MEQNQREHFRQVFQNPLCADMTIVKIKDNQIDAKRTKTCILDIGPGGLRFYTNLKLPVNPYIVLEFQTRIMGQILSLPGYVVRKIDTEEFHEYGVRFVLDEQQQMELSSLLNTMTIRMRRNPNIRSCALCDSKNRVACMREMEDSFLNKSASDSPSP is encoded by the coding sequence ATGGAGCAAAATCAAAGAGAACACTTTCGTCAGGTCTTCCAAAATCCGCTGTGCGCCGATATGACTATTGTCAAAATCAAAGATAACCAGATTGATGCCAAGCGTACAAAAACGTGCATCCTTGACATCGGACCAGGTGGACTTCGCTTTTATACGAACCTCAAGCTGCCCGTCAATCCATATATCGTACTTGAATTTCAAACGCGCATTATGGGTCAGATCTTATCGCTACCTGGCTATGTTGTCCGCAAAATTGATACGGAAGAATTTCATGAATACGGAGTACGTTTTGTGCTTGATGAGCAACAGCAAATGGAACTATCATCCCTTCTAAATACCATGACGATTCGTATGCGTCGCAATCCAAATATTCGCTCATGTGCACTATGCGATAGTAAAAATCGTGTGGCATGCATGAGAGAAATGGAAGATTCCTTCCTAAATAAATCCGCTTCCGACTCACCTTCCCCATAA
- a CDS encoding YvrJ family protein, translated as MTDWIPVLSNVGFPAAVTLYLLVRVESRLEQLSGCITRLTETIHAIRD; from the coding sequence GTGACAGATTGGATTCCCGTGCTCTCGAATGTAGGTTTTCCAGCTGCTGTAACGCTGTATTTGCTCGTTCGGGTAGAGTCCCGGTTAGAACAGCTAAGCGGATGCATCACAAGGCTGACGGAAACCATTCACGCAATACGGGACTAA
- the trpS gene encoding tryptophan--tRNA ligase, which translates to MTKQIFSGVQPSGNFTLGNYIGAMKRFVALQEEGNCIYSIVDLHSITVPKEPKALREYTMQLAAMYLSIGINPEKSILFIQSHVKEHAELGWLMQCTGYIGELERMTQYKDKSTGKDVVTCGLLTYPALMAADILLYDATHVPVGEDQKQHLEFTRDMAERFNKKYGETFVVPEPMIQEFGGRIMSLDDPSKKMSKSNPNAASYVALLDEPSAIVKKIKRAVTDSEGIVRYDKVNKPAISNLLTIYSVCSNEPIETIEQRYEGRGYGDFKKDLAEVVVNALTPIQQEYTRWMASPELEDILKQGAERATAIASVTMDRARRNMGLVTF; encoded by the coding sequence ATGACGAAACAAATTTTTTCCGGTGTACAGCCGAGCGGCAATTTTACACTTGGCAACTACATCGGCGCAATGAAACGATTCGTTGCCCTGCAGGAAGAAGGAAACTGCATCTATTCCATTGTAGACCTGCATTCGATTACTGTACCGAAAGAACCTAAGGCACTCAGAGAGTATACAATGCAGCTCGCGGCCATGTATTTAAGTATCGGGATTAACCCGGAGAAGTCTATCTTGTTCATCCAGTCCCACGTTAAAGAACATGCGGAACTCGGCTGGCTGATGCAGTGTACTGGATACATCGGGGAACTAGAGCGTATGACCCAGTACAAAGACAAGTCTACAGGTAAAGATGTCGTAACATGCGGGCTACTCACCTATCCGGCACTTATGGCAGCAGACATCTTGCTATACGATGCGACTCATGTGCCTGTTGGAGAAGACCAGAAGCAACACCTGGAATTCACACGTGATATGGCAGAGCGCTTCAATAAAAAATACGGAGAGACATTTGTCGTTCCAGAACCGATGATTCAGGAGTTCGGCGGACGTATCATGTCACTTGATGATCCTTCTAAGAAAATGAGCAAAAGCAATCCAAATGCAGCAAGCTATGTTGCTCTGCTGGATGAACCTTCTGCTATCGTCAAAAAAATCAAGCGGGCGGTAACTGATTCAGAGGGCATTGTGCGCTACGACAAAGTAAATAAACCTGCGATCAGCAACTTGCTCACCATTTATTCTGTTTGCAGCAATGAGCCAATCGAGACGATTGAGCAGCGCTATGAAGGGCGAGGCTACGGCGACTTCAAAAAAGATCTGGCTGAAGTTGTCGTGAATGCGCTAACGCCAATCCAGCAAGAATACACACGCTGGATGGCAAGCCCCGAGCTTGAAGATATTCTCAAACAGGGAGCGGAACGAGCGACCGCTATCGCATCTGTTACAATGGACCGTGCTCGTCGAAATATGGGACTGGTCACCTTCTAG
- a CDS encoding DMT family transporter: MSHKKHMLLANLALLGIAIAWGYTFVLTKDLLEEMGPLYFIGTRFLLAALLLLPFCWKHLRRTDREVWKSGLACGLLLWASFTLQVVGINLTTPGKAGVLTGTMVIFAPLLYFVWARIPVQTGPLLGSLCAFSGLILLSWDSNWSGINLGDGLTLLCAFCFAIHMVMVDRLYHKNITFDALLFVMIQLFVVGIIDTALAIATEPVPGMLSPYGWFAYLFDLLIGTALAYVVQIKAQKYSPPTHVSLILAFEPVFAFIFSWLLWGEAATSAVVVGIVLILAGIFVTEGWEMVRTRMKNTALYDEERASG; the protein is encoded by the coding sequence ATGTCTCACAAGAAACACATGCTGCTGGCGAATCTTGCTCTGCTCGGCATCGCGATTGCCTGGGGGTATACATTCGTCTTGACGAAAGATTTGCTGGAAGAAATGGGACCGTTATATTTCATCGGCACCCGCTTCCTGCTGGCAGCGCTTTTGCTGCTTCCGTTTTGCTGGAAGCATCTCAGACGCACGGATCGTGAAGTCTGGAAATCCGGGCTTGCCTGCGGCTTACTACTGTGGGCTTCCTTCACCCTTCAAGTTGTCGGCATCAATCTGACGACACCAGGTAAAGCAGGGGTTCTCACAGGAACTATGGTGATTTTCGCTCCGCTTTTATATTTTGTATGGGCACGAATTCCTGTACAGACAGGACCTTTGCTTGGCAGTCTGTGCGCATTCTCCGGGCTAATTCTTCTCTCATGGGATAGCAATTGGTCTGGCATAAATCTCGGTGATGGACTCACGCTCTTATGCGCATTTTGCTTTGCTATCCACATGGTTATGGTCGATCGGCTGTATCACAAAAATATTACATTTGATGCACTTCTATTCGTCATGATTCAGCTATTCGTAGTTGGCATCATTGACACTGCACTTGCTATAGCTACAGAACCTGTACCTGGCATGTTGTCTCCATACGGCTGGTTTGCCTATCTATTCGATCTGCTTATCGGTACAGCGCTTGCTTATGTCGTACAGATTAAAGCCCAGAAGTATTCACCACCAACACATGTCAGTCTGATTTTGGCGTTTGAACCCGTATTCGCTTTCATCTTTTCCTGGCTGTTATGGGGGGAAGCGGCTACATCGGCTGTCGTGGTCGGCATTGTACTCATTCTCGCAGGCATTTTCGTGACAGAAGGCTGGGAGATGGTGCGTACTCGTATGAAAAACACAGCACTGTATGATGAGGAACGGGCATCTGGATAA
- the yhfH gene encoding protein YhfH, protein MIPVSEFYNNLPKKTCARCGAELSEQAESYMAECDSSDKCTDLTH, encoded by the coding sequence ATGATTCCAGTATCTGAGTTCTATAACAACCTTCCGAAGAAAACATGTGCACGCTGTGGAGCTGAACTGTCCGAGCAGGCTGAGTCCTATATGGCTGAATGCGACAGCAGCGACAAGTGCACTGACTTGACTCACTAA
- a CDS encoding DUF1444 family protein, whose protein sequence is MTQKNEQQIFQQRIQQLVIERLAQKLPSDWRALVGKVDTEIALASPGREDMAIQLAPLLAKVEGNETEEEALVFAFADRVAVAVREAGSKPHLMGQEEKLYPVLRHPSFLKEKASQSFVHRKHTAETVVLYALELEAGYTLITEDMLTEAGMSAERLHTYAVENLTRLGGEPRRDQVGDHVFYFYAFSDSYSASRVLNTELMTDMASRINGKMGVAVPHQDVLIIADMADAKGAYMLAQIAVDFSMRGDVPITSLPFMYVEGEIEPYMVMRNPKQRHRPTE, encoded by the coding sequence ATGACACAGAAAAATGAGCAGCAAATATTCCAACAGCGGATACAGCAACTTGTAATCGAGAGGCTTGCACAAAAGCTCCCGTCAGACTGGCGAGCACTCGTCGGAAAAGTGGATACAGAAATAGCGCTTGCCAGCCCGGGTAGGGAGGATATGGCGATCCAGCTTGCGCCACTGCTGGCCAAGGTGGAGGGGAATGAAACGGAGGAGGAGGCACTTGTTTTTGCATTTGCAGACCGGGTAGCTGTAGCTGTGCGGGAAGCGGGAAGTAAGCCGCACCTTATGGGACAGGAAGAAAAGCTGTATCCGGTACTGCGTCACCCTTCGTTTCTGAAAGAAAAAGCGAGTCAGTCATTCGTGCACCGAAAGCATACGGCAGAGACGGTTGTACTGTACGCGCTTGAACTAGAAGCAGGGTACACGCTTATTACAGAGGATATGTTGACGGAAGCGGGGATGTCGGCAGAGAGGCTGCATACGTATGCAGTTGAAAACTTGACGCGACTTGGTGGAGAGCCAAGACGTGATCAGGTGGGAGACCATGTGTTTTATTTTTATGCGTTTTCGGACAGCTACAGTGCGAGTCGGGTATTGAACACAGAGTTGATGACCGATATGGCTTCACGTATAAACGGCAAAATGGGCGTTGCTGTGCCGCATCAAGATGTTCTCATTATAGCCGATATGGCCGATGCGAAGGGGGCTTATATGCTGGCACAAATCGCGGTCGATTTCTCGATGCGTGGTGATGTACCGATTACGTCGCTCCCGTTTATGTATGTAGAGGGAGAGATCGAACCGTACATGGTGATGCGCAATCCGAAGCAGCGACATCGGCCGACGGAATAG
- a CDS encoding Rossmann-like and DUF2520 domain-containing protein has product MKIGIVGAGRLGSAFGLYATRRGAEEVGYYSRTQASTVAAASLVGDVGRVYTDVASLIRESDWIVLTVPDDEIPEVVQKLAEEGDVEGKLVFHMSGAASSEVLLPMKQIGAHTASLHPLQSFADGCSGADKLETTVFGIEGEVAAVSVLEEWLTAAKNRYFIITATQKPLYHAAAAVVSNGLTGVVDFALHLMAAAGIEEKTALSALLPLIEGTVQNIQEKGVAEALTGPIARGDIGTIVRHTEAIAGQAPQLLENYQMLGRLTLATACQSQLRDPKRIARLQELLSE; this is encoded by the coding sequence ATGAAAATCGGAATTGTGGGAGCAGGGAGGCTTGGCTCTGCTTTTGGATTGTATGCGACCCGGCGTGGGGCGGAAGAAGTTGGATATTATAGTCGCACGCAGGCGAGTACGGTGGCCGCGGCTTCGCTTGTCGGGGATGTGGGACGAGTTTATACGGATGTGGCTTCGCTTATTCGTGAATCAGACTGGATTGTGCTTACCGTGCCGGATGACGAAATTCCGGAAGTGGTTCAAAAATTAGCAGAGGAGGGGGATGTGGAAGGCAAGCTGGTGTTCCATATGAGTGGCGCTGCTTCGTCGGAAGTACTGCTGCCGATGAAGCAGATTGGAGCGCATACTGCATCGCTGCATCCGCTTCAGTCGTTCGCAGATGGGTGCTCCGGGGCGGACAAGCTTGAGACAACAGTATTTGGCATAGAAGGAGAGGTAGCTGCTGTTTCGGTGCTTGAAGAGTGGCTTACGGCAGCTAAAAACCGATATTTTATTATTACAGCTACACAGAAGCCATTGTATCATGCAGCAGCGGCAGTTGTATCCAATGGCTTGACTGGAGTAGTAGATTTCGCGCTACATTTGATGGCAGCAGCCGGGATAGAAGAGAAGACAGCGCTTTCAGCACTGCTACCTTTAATCGAAGGAACCGTCCAGAATATACAGGAGAAAGGAGTGGCCGAAGCGCTGACTGGCCCAATTGCCCGTGGGGATATCGGCACGATTGTTCGACATACGGAAGCGATTGCCGGTCAGGCGCCGCAGTTGCTAGAGAACTACCAAATGCTCGGGCGGCTTACACTTGCGACCGCATGCCAAAGCCAATTGCGCGACCCGAAGCGCATTGCTCGTTTGCAAGAGCTTCTGAGTGAATAG